The Deinococcus sp. Marseille-Q6407 genome has a window encoding:
- the accC gene encoding acetyl-CoA carboxylase biotin carboxylase subunit, translated as MFKKILIANRGEIALRIIRTAREMGIQTVVVYSTADEKSLPVLLADESVCVGPPASTDSYLKVQNVISAALMTGAEAIHPGYGFLAENPDFAEMCRDHGLVFIGPTPESMRELGSKAGGREIAAASNVPTVPGTGVLEGTEAALSAAREIGYPVLLKASAGGGGRGQKVIRSDEEMQKGFAQAQEEARLYFGDPAIIMEKFLEEFRHVEVQVMGDGQGHVIHIGERDCSIQRRNQKMIEEAPSTLPDDLRQEILAAGVRLAKYVNYAGAGTLEFIVDRAGNYYFMEMNTRIQVEHCVSEMISGLDFVRLQIQIAAGEGLHLQQEDVRLQGHAIECRINAEDPDKDFRPAAGKIEDVHFAGGPKTRIDSHVYSGYSIPPHYDSLIGKLIVHDDTREQGIARMKRALGETVIQGPKTTIPLYIKIMDNPFYQQGSVLTNFLKTRMEM; from the coding sequence ATGTTCAAGAAAATCCTGATCGCCAACCGGGGCGAAATCGCCCTGCGGATCATTCGCACTGCCCGCGAAATGGGCATCCAGACGGTGGTGGTGTATTCCACTGCCGACGAAAAGAGCCTGCCGGTGCTGCTGGCCGACGAATCGGTCTGCGTGGGTCCGCCTGCTTCGACCGATTCGTATCTCAAGGTGCAGAACGTCATCTCGGCGGCGCTGATGACCGGCGCTGAGGCCATTCACCCCGGCTACGGCTTTCTGGCCGAGAACCCCGACTTTGCCGAGATGTGCCGCGACCACGGCCTGGTCTTTATCGGCCCGACCCCTGAAAGCATGCGCGAGCTGGGCAGCAAGGCGGGCGGGCGCGAGATCGCGGCGGCGTCCAACGTGCCCACCGTGCCCGGCACCGGCGTGCTGGAAGGCACCGAGGCGGCTTTGAGCGCAGCCCGCGAAATCGGCTATCCGGTGCTGCTCAAGGCGTCGGCGGGCGGCGGCGGGCGCGGGCAGAAGGTGATTCGCTCAGACGAGGAGATGCAAAAGGGCTTCGCGCAGGCGCAGGAAGAAGCCCGGCTGTACTTCGGGGACCCGGCCATCATCATGGAAAAGTTCCTGGAAGAATTCCGCCACGTGGAAGTGCAGGTGATGGGCGACGGCCAGGGGCACGTCATCCACATCGGGGAGCGCGACTGCTCTATTCAGCGGCGCAACCAGAAGATGATTGAGGAAGCGCCTTCCACGCTGCCGGACGACCTGCGCCAGGAAATTCTGGCTGCTGGTGTGCGCCTGGCGAAGTACGTGAACTACGCCGGAGCCGGCACGCTGGAGTTCATTGTGGACCGGGCCGGCAACTACTACTTCATGGAGATGAACACCCGTATTCAGGTGGAACACTGCGTGTCCGAGATGATTTCGGGGCTGGATTTCGTGCGGCTGCAGATTCAGATTGCGGCGGGCGAGGGCCTGCATCTGCAGCAGGAGGACGTGCGGCTCCAGGGCCACGCCATCGAGTGCCGCATCAACGCCGAGGACCCCGACAAGGATTTCCGCCCGGCAGCGGGCAAAATCGAGGACGTTCACTTTGCCGGTGGCCCCAAGACCCGCATTGACAGCCATGTGTACAGCGGTTACTCGATTCCGCCGCACTACGACAGCCTGATCGGCAAGCTGATTGTCCACGACGACACCCGCGAACAGGGCATCGCCCGCATGAAGCGTGCCCTCGGTGAAACCGTGATTCAGGGGCCGAAGACGACCATTCCCCTGTACATCAAAATCATGGACAACCCCTTTTATCAGCAGGGCTCGGTGCTGACCAATTTCCTGAAGACGCGCATGGAGATGTGA
- a CDS encoding nitrilase-related carbon-nitrogen hydrolase has translation MTRRFRAVAVQPQWHVDDFTTPAAFGRWMQGQLALARPQLAPDRPNLVVLTELNGLPLLLLGGVRAQTFEGAARELVLRHWPAVLRLMLTERVSAIRAVQLHLSRLTVPLYLSVCRNLALSHGVYLCAGSLPLPRYRLDGRGRIRRVPGVLTNASVIFGPDGRLIGVTDKVHLTPPEQRGGLDFTPGRLDELRVFPTPVGDLGVAISLDAFRADVRGRLQAQGCTVLLQPDANGSAWTADEGLPPDPSCIRPQPLAWLESSWQATTSGQFRSTVNPMVVGNLLDLTFDGQSAITGQLDEGGEARSYVMTGPRGGFLALLPWVAEGSDEALREAGRRRAAGSGDPLENRYRTGVLAADLDLPPSAAPAPEPTEHEQALRAWLSGRAGWPA, from the coding sequence ATGACCCGCCGCTTCCGTGCCGTCGCTGTGCAGCCGCAGTGGCATGTAGACGACTTCACCACGCCCGCCGCCTTTGGGCGCTGGATGCAGGGGCAACTGGCACTGGCCCGCCCGCAGCTGGCGCCGGACCGGCCCAATCTGGTGGTGCTGACCGAGTTGAACGGCCTGCCGTTGCTGTTGCTGGGTGGGGTGAGGGCACAGACCTTTGAAGGCGCGGCCCGCGAGCTGGTGCTGCGCCACTGGCCGGCCGTGCTGCGGCTGATGCTGACCGAACGCGTCTCGGCCATCCGCGCCGTGCAGCTGCATCTGTCGCGCCTGACTGTGCCGCTGTACCTGAGCGTGTGCCGCAATCTGGCCCTGAGCCACGGGGTCTACCTCTGCGCCGGGTCGCTGCCGCTGCCGCGTTACCGGCTGGACGGGCGCGGGCGCATCCGCCGGGTGCCGGGCGTGCTGACCAACGCCAGCGTCATCTTCGGGCCGGATGGACGCCTGATAGGTGTGACCGACAAAGTGCACCTCACCCCGCCGGAGCAGCGCGGTGGGCTGGACTTCACGCCGGGCCGGCTGGACGAGCTGCGGGTCTTTCCCACGCCGGTGGGCGACCTGGGCGTGGCGATTTCGTTGGACGCTTTCCGCGCCGATGTGCGCGGGCGCCTGCAGGCGCAGGGCTGCACGGTGCTGCTGCAACCGGACGCCAACGGCTCGGCCTGGACGGCGGATGAGGGGCTGCCGCCCGACCCGTCCTGCATTCGCCCGCAGCCGCTGGCCTGGCTGGAGTCCAGCTGGCAGGCCACCACGTCGGGGCAGTTCCGCTCCACGGTGAACCCGATGGTGGTGGGCAACCTGCTGGACCTGACTTTTGACGGCCAGAGCGCCATCACTGGGCAGCTGGACGAAGGCGGAGAAGCCCGGAGCTATGTGATGACCGGGCCGCGTGGGGGTTTCCTGGCGCTGCTGCCCTGGGTGGCAGAGGGGTCAGACGAGGCACTGCGCGAGGCGGGCCGGCGGCGGGCGGCCGGCAGCGGCGACCCGCTGGAGAACCGTTACCGCACCGGCGTACTGGCGGCGGACTTGGACTTGCCCCCCTCTGCGGCGCCGGCGCCGGAGCCTACAGAGCACGAACAGGCGCTGCGGGCCTGGCTGTCTGGCCGTGCAGGCTGGCCGGCCTGA
- a CDS encoding AMP-binding protein: protein MNMDFALLNQPLVPPTDLLAQEWPFDAEEAQEWLKLSPEEYWLRIAGELDWFRPPTRGLEGTFGDFRYFPGATGNVSVNCLDRWPAERTALLYEREDGQREEWTYGRLTDAVARFAAALQDLGVSRGDRVAVYMSNAPEAFIAIHACYRIGAIYSVIFAGFSAGAVRDRLEDAAPKVIVCTDGTLRRGRRVDLKTTLDEALAGIEFAPASSRPQVIVARRLDPEAPLPAGELDFQTLLDATERRAAPAELEANDPGFIIYTSGTTSKPKGLVHSGIGFLTGAYANVKWSPNLQPHDVYWCTADVGWLTFPIFALVGGLAHGATHVVYEGSIDTPDFGRPYDIMQRYGVTKIFTAPTALRMMRRAGDELAGQYDLSRLELVALVGEPLDPETFHWTLRQLGGGRLFVNNTYGQTETGTAWASSMVGLTPTRAGSCGHPLPGYRAEVLREDGTPAGAGELGALTLSEPFPSLARTVWGDHRRYESTYLSSFPGRYAAHDAALIDDDGQLWVTGRLDDVINVAGHRIGTMELEAALITHPAVSEAAVVGIDDDLKGTLPVAFVVPRGGAEKGAALEHELSEAIVREVGAIARPGRVVVVDTVPRTRSGKIMRRVLRDLLGSGEAQGDLSSLENPDAIPAVLAAIRG from the coding sequence ATGAACATGGATTTCGCGCTGCTCAACCAACCGCTGGTTCCGCCCACCGACCTGCTGGCCCAGGAATGGCCGTTTGACGCCGAAGAGGCGCAGGAATGGCTGAAGCTCAGCCCCGAGGAGTACTGGCTGAGAATTGCCGGCGAACTGGACTGGTTCAGGCCGCCCACGCGGGGGCTGGAAGGCACTTTCGGGGATTTCCGGTATTTTCCAGGGGCCACCGGCAATGTCAGCGTGAACTGCCTGGACCGCTGGCCGGCCGAGCGCACCGCGCTGCTCTACGAGCGCGAGGACGGGCAGCGCGAGGAATGGACTTACGGCCGCCTGACCGACGCCGTGGCCCGCTTTGCCGCTGCGCTGCAGGACCTGGGCGTGAGTCGGGGGGACCGGGTGGCAGTTTATATGTCCAACGCCCCGGAAGCGTTTATCGCCATTCATGCCTGCTACCGGATCGGGGCCATTTACTCGGTGATTTTTGCGGGCTTCAGCGCCGGCGCGGTGCGGGACCGGCTGGAAGACGCCGCGCCCAAGGTGATTGTCTGCACCGATGGCACGCTGCGCCGCGGCCGCAGGGTAGACCTCAAAACCACGCTGGACGAGGCGCTGGCCGGCATTGAGTTCGCGCCCGCTAGCAGCCGGCCGCAGGTGATCGTGGCGCGGCGCCTTGATCCTGAAGCCCCGCTACCGGCGGGTGAGCTGGACTTTCAGACCCTGCTGGACGCCACCGAGCGCCGCGCCGCACCGGCCGAGCTGGAAGCCAACGACCCCGGCTTTATCATTTACACCTCCGGCACCACCTCCAAACCCAAGGGACTGGTCCACTCGGGCATTGGGTTCCTGACCGGGGCCTACGCCAACGTGAAATGGTCGCCGAACCTGCAGCCGCACGACGTGTATTGGTGCACCGCCGACGTGGGCTGGCTGACTTTTCCCATCTTCGCGCTGGTGGGCGGGCTGGCGCACGGAGCCACCCACGTGGTGTACGAGGGCAGCATCGACACGCCGGACTTCGGGCGGCCCTACGACATCATGCAGCGCTACGGCGTCACCAAGATCTTCACTGCGCCCACCGCCCTGAGAATGATGCGCCGCGCCGGCGATGAGCTGGCTGGGCAGTATGACCTTAGCCGGCTGGAACTGGTGGCGCTGGTAGGTGAACCGCTGGACCCTGAAACCTTTCACTGGACGCTGCGGCAGCTGGGCGGCGGCCGGCTGTTCGTGAACAATACCTACGGCCAGACCGAGACCGGCACCGCCTGGGCCAGCTCGATGGTGGGCCTGACCCCCACCCGGGCCGGCAGCTGCGGGCACCCCTTGCCCGGCTACCGCGCCGAGGTGCTGCGCGAAGACGGCACCCCCGCCGGGGCCGGCGAGCTGGGCGCCCTGACACTGAGCGAGCCATTTCCCTCGCTGGCGCGCACGGTCTGGGGCGACCACCGCCGCTACGAGAGCACCTACCTGAGCAGTTTCCCTGGCCGCTACGCCGCCCACGACGCCGCCCTGATCGACGACGACGGGCAGCTGTGGGTCACCGGGCGGCTGGACGATGTGATCAACGTGGCCGGGCACCGCATCGGGACGATGGAGCTGGAAGCGGCGCTGATCACCCACCCGGCCGTGAGCGAAGCGGCGGTGGTGGGCATAGACGACGACCTGAAAGGCACCCTGCCGGTGGCTTTCGTGGTGCCCCGCGGCGGCGCAGAGAAAGGAGCGGCCCTGGAACATGAGCTGAGCGAGGCCATCGTGCGCGAGGTAGGGGCCATTGCCCGCCCCGGGCGTGTGGTGGTGGTGGACACGGTGCCGCGCACCCGCAGCGGCAAAATCATGCGCCGGGTACTGCGCGATCTGCTGGGCAGCGGCGAGGCGCAGGGCGACCTGAGCAGCCTGGAAAACCCGGACGCCATTCCAGCGGTGCTGGCCGCCATTCGCGGCTGA
- a CDS encoding 50S ribosomal protein L25 codes for MDINAKARKSGEKLEQGMIPAVAYNKEKNVSFAIERKMFDKIFREQGISGLFDISIDGAEAFPALVKTVQMDKRRRVPMHVDFYMVTYGQEIEANVPLTVTGKSQGEVEGGLLDVVHHNITVLAPGPRRIPHEIVADVTGMAIGDNITAGELQLPEGVKLVMEPEIAVLSILPPRLTEEELAAEAEAAAAAGAEAAAMGQDTEDETKEGTEGRQLDKDNHKAEEIRSKSGQENN; via the coding sequence ATGGATATTAACGCAAAAGCCCGCAAGAGCGGCGAGAAGCTGGAACAGGGCATGATCCCTGCCGTCGCCTACAACAAGGAAAAGAACGTTTCCTTTGCCATCGAACGCAAGATGTTCGACAAGATCTTCCGTGAGCAGGGCATCAGTGGCCTGTTCGATATCAGCATCGACGGCGCCGAAGCTTTCCCCGCACTGGTCAAGACCGTGCAGATGGACAAGCGCCGCCGCGTGCCCATGCACGTGGATTTCTACATGGTCACCTACGGCCAGGAAATCGAAGCCAACGTGCCGCTGACCGTGACCGGCAAGTCGCAGGGCGAAGTCGAAGGCGGCCTGCTGGACGTCGTGCACCACAACATCACCGTGCTGGCCCCCGGCCCGCGCCGCATCCCCCACGAAATCGTGGCCGACGTGACCGGCATGGCCATCGGTGACAACATCACCGCCGGCGAGCTGCAGCTGCCCGAAGGCGTCAAGCTGGTGATGGAGCCTGAAATTGCCGTGCTCAGCATCCTGCCTCCCCGCCTGACCGAAGAAGAACTGGCTGCCGAAGCCGAAGCCGCCGCTGCTGCTGGCGCCGAAGCTGCCGCGATGGGTCAGGACACCGAAGACGAGACCAAGGAAGGCACCGAAGGCCGTCAGCTGGACAAGGACAACCACAAGGCCGAAGAAATCCGCTCCAAGAGCGGCCAGGAAAACAACTGA
- the efp gene encoding elongation factor P, which translates to MISVTDLRNGTKVEMDGGLWECLDYLHQKIGRGGAKVVAKFRNLETGSIVDRTFNSGEKLQDIFIEGKTMQYLYPDGSDFVFMDMETFDQVNLNGVLVGDASKFMKENTEVEVQFYGDKPLKITLPNQVILKITQTDPGVRGDTVSGGTKPATLETGAIVQVPLFVEQDTSIKVDTRSGEYLSRA; encoded by the coding sequence ATGATTAGCGTAACTGACCTGCGTAACGGAACCAAAGTGGAAATGGACGGCGGCCTGTGGGAATGCCTGGATTACCTGCACCAGAAGATCGGCCGCGGCGGCGCCAAGGTGGTCGCCAAGTTCCGCAACCTGGAAACCGGCTCCATCGTGGACCGCACCTTCAACTCTGGTGAAAAGCTCCAGGACATCTTTATTGAAGGCAAGACCATGCAGTACCTCTACCCCGACGGCTCTGACTTCGTGTTCATGGACATGGAAACCTTCGACCAGGTGAACCTCAACGGCGTGCTGGTGGGTGACGCCAGCAAGTTCATGAAGGAAAACACCGAAGTGGAAGTGCAGTTCTACGGCGACAAGCCCCTGAAGATCACCCTGCCCAACCAGGTGATTCTGAAGATCACCCAGACCGACCCCGGTGTGCGCGGCGACACCGTGAGCGGCGGCACCAAGCCCGCCACCCTGGAAACCGGCGCCATTGTGCAGGTGCCTCTGTTCGTGGAACAGGACACCTCCATCAAGGTGGATACCCGCAGCGGCGAATACCTCAGCCGCGCCTGA
- a CDS encoding type III pantothenate kinase, with protein sequence MRPVTSALPSGPGLLPPGRQPLLVIDIGNTSTVLGLTGESGGMVDTWRIRTNREMLPDDLARQVRSLFSMGGHALPRQAVLSSVAPPVGENYAEGLQRRFGMEVFSVSSASLPQVRVELDDPSVVGADRLCNLFGAEKYLRQTGSEYAIVVDFGTSTNFDVIGRGRRFLGGVLATGPQVSADALFTRAAKLPRIALEAPAQAIGRNTVDALKSGLVFGYAEMVDGLLRRLRAELDAPAVTVATGGFSNVLRGICTQVDFYDEGLTLRGLIELWEQKVQEEQEERA encoded by the coding sequence ATGCGGCCCGTGACCTCCGCACTCCCGTCCGGCCCCGGCCTTCTCCCGCCCGGCAGGCAGCCCCTGCTGGTGATCGATATCGGCAACACCAGCACGGTGCTGGGCCTGACCGGCGAGAGCGGGGGCATGGTGGATACCTGGCGTATCCGCACCAACCGCGAGATGCTCCCCGACGACCTGGCCCGGCAGGTGCGCAGCCTGTTCAGCATGGGCGGGCACGCGCTGCCCCGGCAGGCGGTACTGAGCAGCGTGGCCCCGCCGGTAGGCGAGAACTACGCCGAGGGCCTGCAGCGACGCTTCGGAATGGAAGTGTTCTCGGTGTCCAGCGCCAGCTTGCCGCAGGTGCGGGTGGAGCTGGACGACCCCTCGGTGGTGGGGGCCGACCGGCTGTGTAACCTGTTCGGCGCCGAGAAGTACCTGCGCCAGACCGGCTCTGAATACGCCATCGTGGTGGATTTCGGCACCTCTACCAACTTCGATGTGATTGGCCGGGGCCGCCGCTTTCTGGGTGGCGTGCTGGCGACCGGCCCGCAGGTGAGCGCCGACGCGCTGTTTACCCGCGCGGCCAAGCTGCCGCGTATTGCCCTGGAAGCCCCAGCCCAGGCGATTGGCCGCAACACAGTGGACGCCCTGAAGTCGGGGCTGGTGTTCGGTTACGCCGAGATGGTGGACGGCCTGCTGCGCCGGCTGCGCGCCGAGCTGGACGCCCCGGCCGTGACCGTCGCCACCGGCGGGTTTTCCAACGTGCTGCGCGGCATCTGCACCCAGGTAGACTTCTACGACGAGGGCCTGACCCTACGCGGCCTGATTGAGCTGTGGGAGCAAAAAGTCCAGGAAGAACAGGAGGAACGGGCATGA
- the accB gene encoding acetyl-CoA carboxylase biotin carboxyl carrier protein, with protein MNPEDLKKILDALAQADVREFSLKTGSFDLDLRRGPQAGGPGLPAAAPAAPAYLPAAPAPMPAPAVASAPTPASEASSAAAPAEAAPAPAEPAPATAQVPVAAPASAGTPVKAPIVGTFYASSSPDAAPYVKVGDRVQEGQVLCIIEAMKLMNEIEAESSGVIREILVKNAEPVEFGQTLFIIE; from the coding sequence ATGAATCCAGAAGATCTCAAGAAGATTCTCGACGCTCTGGCCCAGGCCGACGTGCGCGAGTTCAGCCTCAAAACCGGCTCTTTCGACCTGGACCTGCGCCGTGGCCCCCAGGCCGGCGGCCCTGGTCTGCCTGCCGCCGCGCCCGCTGCTCCGGCCTACCTGCCTGCCGCGCCTGCACCTATGCCGGCTCCGGCCGTTGCCTCCGCTCCCACCCCGGCGAGCGAGGCAAGCAGCGCTGCTGCACCCGCAGAAGCAGCGCCTGCCCCAGCAGAACCGGCCCCAGCGACTGCTCAGGTGCCGGTCGCCGCGCCGGCCAGCGCCGGCACCCCGGTCAAGGCGCCCATCGTGGGCACCTTCTACGCTTCCAGCAGCCCCGACGCCGCCCCTTACGTCAAGGTGGGCGACCGCGTTCAGGAAGGTCAGGTGCTGTGCATCATCGAAGCGATGAAACTGATGAACGAGATCGAAGCCGAAAGCAGCGGCGTGATCCGCGAAATCCTCGTCAAGAACGCCGAGCCGGTGGAGTTCGGTCAGACGCTGTTCATCATCGAGTAA
- a CDS encoding adenylyltransferase/cytidyltransferase family protein: MTAPDRASASASTPEPQQALYIGRFQPPHHAHVASALAALEHAPRLTLGLGSANLARSIKNPWTPQERAELWQLALTEAGIDVERVRFCPLPDRFDAERWAADVRGLFAPGEKVLLVGYEKDDSSAYLHWFPGWTRLVLPELEGGISATELRRAYFLEGPHSPLLAQHLPAATLPWLQRWAQAPDYARLQAEWAAVAAAQAAAPGDSRREQLWLWQAGADIHLRVRHDPIGDGLWELPGVGLPAGNAGVGTLYSGGGRTLTGETLSWVEQAAPPAELRGDLLRVPLAEALANPRQFYADHAVILEKLLG; this comes from the coding sequence ATGACCGCGCCGGACCGCGCCTCAGCTTCTGCCAGCACGCCGGAGCCGCAGCAGGCCCTCTATATCGGCCGCTTTCAGCCGCCGCACCACGCGCATGTGGCCTCGGCGCTGGCGGCGCTGGAACATGCGCCCCGGCTCACGCTGGGCCTGGGCAGCGCCAACCTGGCCCGTTCCATCAAGAACCCCTGGACCCCGCAGGAGCGCGCCGAGCTGTGGCAGCTGGCCCTGACCGAAGCCGGCATAGACGTGGAGCGGGTGCGGTTCTGCCCGCTGCCCGACCGCTTCGATGCCGAGCGCTGGGCGGCCGACGTGCGCGGCCTGTTCGCGCCCGGCGAAAAGGTGCTGTTGGTGGGCTACGAGAAAGACGATTCCAGCGCCTACCTGCACTGGTTTCCTGGCTGGACACGGCTGGTGCTGCCGGAACTGGAAGGCGGCATCAGCGCCACCGAACTGCGCCGCGCCTATTTTCTGGAGGGGCCGCACTCGCCGCTGCTGGCCCAGCATCTGCCGGCCGCCACGCTGCCCTGGTTGCAGCGCTGGGCCCAGGCGCCCGACTACGCCCGGTTGCAGGCCGAGTGGGCCGCTGTAGCTGCGGCGCAGGCGGCCGCCCCCGGTGACAGCCGGCGCGAGCAGCTGTGGCTGTGGCAGGCCGGCGCAGATATTCATCTGCGGGTCCGCCATGACCCCATCGGAGACGGGCTCTGGGAGCTGCCGGGTGTGGGCTTGCCGGCCGGCAACGCAGGCGTTGGCACCCTGTACAGTGGCGGCGGCCGGACCCTCACCGGCGAGACGCTCAGTTGGGTAGAGCAGGCCGCGCCCCCGGCCGAGCTGCGCGGCGACCTGCTGCGGGTGCCGTTGGCCGAAGCCCTGGCGAACCCCCGGCAGTTCTACGCCGATCATGCGGTCATCCTGGAGAAGTTGCTGGGTTGA
- a CDS encoding cupin domain-containing protein, producing the protein MTTQTVSVTLPVPSGQAPNNQLAARLYPAALTDLAPEAVRQHLLERDWSGSWQGGIYPFHHYHSTAHEALAVLRGQAQVILGGAGGPQLTVQAGDVLLLPAGTGHCCPSHSADFGVMGAYAGGREWDLCRPDRTDLAWAERRIAGVPGWKQEPA; encoded by the coding sequence ATGACCACACAGACGGTTTCGGTAACTCTGCCCGTCCCTAGCGGCCAGGCGCCCAACAACCAGCTGGCTGCGCGTCTCTACCCCGCTGCCCTGACGGACCTCGCACCGGAGGCGGTCCGGCAGCACCTGCTGGAGCGTGACTGGAGCGGCAGCTGGCAGGGCGGCATCTACCCTTTTCACCACTACCACAGCACCGCCCATGAAGCGCTGGCCGTGCTGCGCGGACAGGCACAGGTCATTCTGGGCGGCGCAGGCGGCCCGCAGCTGACCGTGCAGGCTGGAGACGTGCTGCTGCTGCCTGCGGGTACCGGGCACTGTTGCCCCAGCCACAGCGCGGATTTCGGGGTAATGGGCGCTTACGCCGGTGGGCGCGAGTGGGACCTGTGCCGGCCGGACCGCACCGACCTTGCCTGGGCCGAGCGCCGCATTGCCGGGGTGCCGGGCTGGAAGCAGGAACCCGCCTGA
- a CDS encoding tetratricopeptide repeat protein, which yields MPELPRPAVRPARLLLALLLPLTSGVYGAAQAQLPHRSPQAALATQLLAGAPVLTLLTPDEVLELMDSGQLDQAEAAARAAAAARPDSARARVVLARILARQNRLDEARTVLAEAQALPQWDEEDLSVPYESPKGIDRVVQTDPQAALGLIADVLLAEGDDPKAFYLRALALVQLGDYGAAQQALDQAREGDPSLDFAHPGTLARLEELLREQPAPAAVADTETFAGPGLEPPEPLPWWVWAGVGLGAGGLGWWGFGAWQRAARWRREAAEEAAERDRLLFDAEKTLGQQIEDTQRGLAEQQTPELSRRLGRLRNLQGQLRDWREDSSGVDIARQFGALLAASQSDQSWQNYQADLARQAAEQAQWNAQQAAQHHSDSPSSFSSGGGDSWSSGSSGSSGGGNNGGSSW from the coding sequence ATGCCAGAGCTGCCCCGACCCGCCGTCCGGCCCGCCCGCCTACTGCTGGCCCTGCTGCTTCCGCTGACCAGCGGCGTGTATGGCGCCGCGCAGGCCCAGCTGCCTCACCGCTCCCCCCAGGCGGCCCTGGCCACGCAGCTGCTGGCCGGGGCGCCGGTCCTGACCCTGCTGACCCCGGACGAGGTGCTGGAGCTGATGGACAGCGGCCAGCTGGATCAGGCCGAGGCCGCCGCCCGCGCCGCCGCAGCGGCCCGGCCGGATTCGGCGCGGGCACGGGTGGTGCTGGCGCGGATTCTGGCCCGCCAGAACCGGCTGGACGAAGCCCGCACCGTCCTGGCCGAGGCCCAGGCGCTGCCGCAGTGGGACGAAGAAGACCTCTCGGTGCCCTACGAGTCGCCCAAGGGCATCGACCGGGTGGTGCAGACCGACCCGCAAGCGGCGCTGGGCCTGATTGCCGACGTGCTGCTGGCCGAGGGCGACGACCCCAAAGCCTTTTACCTTCGGGCGCTGGCGCTGGTGCAGCTGGGCGACTACGGCGCGGCGCAGCAGGCGCTGGACCAGGCACGGGAGGGCGACCCGTCGCTGGACTTCGCCCATCCGGGTACGCTGGCCCGCCTGGAAGAGTTGCTGCGTGAGCAGCCGGCGCCGGCCGCAGTGGCCGACACGGAGACTTTCGCCGGCCCTGGCCTGGAACCGCCTGAGCCGCTGCCCTGGTGGGTCTGGGCCGGCGTGGGCCTGGGCGCCGGTGGGCTGGGCTGGTGGGGCTTCGGCGCCTGGCAGCGCGCGGCCCGATGGCGGCGTGAGGCCGCCGAGGAAGCCGCCGAGCGCGACCGACTGCTGTTCGACGCCGAAAAGACCCTGGGCCAGCAGATTGAAGACACCCAGCGGGGCCTGGCCGAGCAGCAAACTCCGGAACTCAGCCGCCGGCTGGGCCGCCTGCGCAACCTGCAAGGCCAGCTGCGGGACTGGCGCGAGGACAGCAGCGGGGTGGATATTGCCCGGCAGTTCGGGGCGCTGCTGGCTGCCTCGCAGTCTGATCAGAGCTGGCAGAATTACCAGGCCGATCTGGCCCGACAGGCCGCCGAGCAGGCCCAGTGGAACGCCCAGCAGGCGGCGCAGCACCACTCTGACAGTCCTTCCAGCTTCAGCAGTGGAGGCGGCGATTCCTGGAGCAGCGGCAGCAGTGGCAGCAGCGGCGGGGGCAACAACGGGGGCAGCAGCTGGTAA